From a region of the Cognatiyoonia koreensis genome:
- a CDS encoding tetratricopeptide repeat protein, with amino-acid sequence MIVVLFSLSGRVPSGTFGPRRYITSMGKHPIRFNSVVTAFLLGVTFSSSAFAQETSLDDLYQELLTADETNHERIADRILDRLDKSGSATIDLLLRRGEEALEQGDFVAAAEHYTATIDHAPEFSAAYSGRAQAYFNLEMIGPALDDLRAALVLEPRHFNAMFGVGIIMEGLERPEDAREVYRAILEIYPLEPDTLEALERVNLQLEGQAL; translated from the coding sequence ATGATCGTTGTCCTTTTTTCGCTTTCAGGGCGCGTCCCCTCTGGCACCTTCGGGCCGAGACGCTACATTACAAGTATGGGCAAGCATCCGATCCGCTTCAATTCTGTCGTTACGGCATTTCTGCTGGGGGTGACGTTTTCGTCATCTGCCTTCGCGCAAGAAACGTCTTTGGACGACCTATATCAAGAGCTTTTGACCGCAGACGAGACCAATCACGAACGGATTGCTGACCGCATTCTCGATCGGCTCGATAAATCCGGTTCTGCGACCATCGATTTGTTGCTGCGCCGGGGTGAGGAAGCCCTGGAGCAGGGCGACTTTGTCGCGGCAGCTGAACACTACACTGCAACAATCGACCATGCGCCGGAATTTTCGGCTGCATATTCGGGGCGTGCGCAGGCCTACTTCAACCTTGAAATGATCGGTCCGGCATTGGATGACCTGCGCGCCGCACTGGTGCTGGAACCGCGCCATTTCAACGCGATGTTCGGCGTCGGGATCATCATGGAAGGTCTGGAACGCCCCGAAGATGCGCGCGAAGTCTATCGCGCGATCCTCGAAATCTATCCGCTCGAACCGGATACACTCGAAGCGCTGGAACGCGTTAATCTGCAGCTGGAAGGTCAGGCGCTCTAG
- a CDS encoding helicase-related protein — translation MNARVTAVLGPTNTGKTHYAIERMLAYRTGIIGLPLRLLAREVYDRIVAKRGPGVVALVTGEERIVPPRAAYWVCTVEAMPPGMGCDFLAIDEIQLCADAERGHIFTDRLLHARGLHETLFLGAETMWGAIASLVPEADFLKRDRFSTLTCTGSKKLSRMPARSAIVGFSVENVYAIAELLRRQKGGAAVVMGALSPRTRNAQVEMYQNGDVDYLVATDAIGMGLNLDIKHVAFSGLSKFDGRRMRNLFPEELAQIAGRAGRHTDAGTFGVTGEAPELDEAVADAITNHRFRPVTKLQWRNTDLQFGSIKRLLQTLEEQTQDQWLTRVRESDDLAALKALAGDAEVAARASDGPSVRLLWDVCRIPDFRGISKGEHANLLTRIFNDLHQTGHVDENWFALQIKRIDRSDGDIDTLSKRLAYIRTWTYVAQRKGWLRDDSHWRDATRAVEDRLSDALHGALTQRFVDRRTSVLLRRLNQKDKLLADVNDKGEVTVEGEFVGKLEGFRFRMDKTGSPDEAKTLRQASVQALVPQFHLLADRFYNAPDPEIDFTEQGGLMWGDAAVGKLTKGDDPYKPVVEAFVDDEAGPDVTEKVRRRLQHFIDRKIASGFEPLLALRNDETLTGSAKGFAFRMAEGFGIIPRGEVADEVKALDQDARGALRKHGIRFGQFTIFMPLLLKPAPTRLRLVLWSLSKGLQEFPESPPPGLVTVPAAKDAVPGYYAMAGYRAAGERAIRIDMVERLADMLRDQDSRGGFEATPDMLSITGMTLEQFANLMVGLGYKAEKGEREKMKAAVQNPPDEVPGDKPGEVPPAPPIDVPPSEEPIGVPPVEEPVGVPPTDPQTDIPPAPPTEVPEMETFFTFTWGGRAVRPKPANDRPHRKGKPKGKGPKAGGNKPQSFQAKPRKEKAIDPDNPFAAALAGFKKD, via the coding sequence ATGAACGCCCGCGTGACGGCTGTCCTTGGCCCCACCAATACCGGCAAGACGCATTACGCGATTGAACGGATGCTGGCCTATCGTACCGGCATTATCGGCCTGCCGCTGCGTCTGCTTGCCCGCGAGGTCTATGACCGGATCGTCGCAAAACGCGGTCCGGGCGTCGTCGCGCTTGTTACCGGCGAAGAACGGATCGTGCCGCCGCGTGCGGCTTATTGGGTCTGCACGGTCGAAGCCATGCCGCCCGGTATGGGCTGCGATTTCCTTGCTATCGATGAAATCCAACTTTGTGCGGACGCCGAACGCGGGCATATCTTTACTGACCGGTTGCTGCACGCGCGGGGTCTGCATGAAACACTGTTTCTAGGGGCCGAAACGATGTGGGGGGCCATAGCCTCGCTTGTGCCCGAAGCGGATTTTTTGAAACGGGACCGCTTCAGCACGCTGACGTGTACAGGTTCGAAAAAGCTAAGCCGCATGCCCGCAAGGTCGGCTATCGTCGGTTTTTCGGTTGAAAATGTCTATGCAATTGCAGAGCTGCTGCGACGCCAAAAGGGTGGAGCCGCCGTCGTCATGGGCGCGCTATCGCCGCGCACGCGCAACGCGCAGGTCGAGATGTACCAGAATGGCGACGTGGACTACCTTGTCGCCACTGATGCCATCGGAATGGGGCTCAACCTCGATATCAAGCACGTCGCGTTCTCTGGCCTGTCGAAATTCGACGGGCGTAGGATGCGAAACCTCTTCCCCGAAGAACTCGCCCAGATTGCCGGTCGGGCAGGGCGGCATACGGATGCTGGTACGTTCGGGGTGACCGGTGAAGCCCCCGAACTTGATGAAGCAGTCGCGGACGCAATTACCAATCACCGCTTCCGCCCTGTCACCAAATTGCAGTGGCGCAATACTGATCTTCAATTCGGGTCAATCAAACGACTGCTGCAAACGCTCGAAGAACAGACGCAGGACCAATGGTTGACCCGCGTGCGCGAAAGCGATGATCTGGCCGCGCTCAAGGCACTGGCAGGCGATGCAGAGGTTGCCGCGCGGGCCAGTGACGGACCGTCCGTGCGGCTGCTTTGGGACGTCTGCCGCATCCCCGATTTTCGCGGCATCAGCAAGGGCGAACATGCCAACCTGCTGACCCGGATCTTCAACGATCTGCACCAGACGGGCCATGTAGACGAAAACTGGTTCGCACTGCAGATCAAACGGATCGACCGCTCTGACGGGGACATTGATACACTGTCCAAGCGGTTGGCATATATCCGCACATGGACCTACGTGGCCCAGCGCAAGGGGTGGTTGCGCGACGATTCCCATTGGCGCGACGCGACGCGCGCGGTAGAAGACCGCCTATCGGATGCGCTTCACGGCGCTCTCACGCAAAGATTTGTGGACCGGCGGACATCTGTCTTGCTTCGCCGGCTCAACCAGAAGGACAAGTTATTGGCTGACGTAAACGATAAGGGTGAAGTCACCGTTGAAGGTGAATTCGTGGGCAAACTGGAAGGTTTCCGCTTCCGCATGGACAAGACCGGCAGCCCGGACGAGGCCAAGACGCTGCGCCAGGCATCGGTGCAGGCGCTTGTGCCGCAATTCCATCTGCTGGCCGACCGTTTCTATAACGCGCCCGATCCGGAAATCGACTTTACTGAACAGGGCGGGCTGATGTGGGGCGATGCCGCTGTCGGCAAACTGACCAAGGGCGATGACCCCTATAAACCTGTCGTCGAAGCCTTCGTTGATGATGAAGCAGGTCCAGACGTCACAGAGAAGGTGCGACGTCGCCTACAGCATTTCATCGACCGCAAGATCGCGTCGGGTTTCGAACCGCTGCTGGCCCTGCGCAATGACGAGACGTTGACAGGTTCCGCCAAAGGCTTTGCCTTTCGCATGGCCGAAGGTTTCGGGATCATCCCGCGCGGCGAAGTCGCGGACGAGGTCAAGGCGCTGGATCAGGACGCCCGTGGTGCTTTGCGCAAGCACGGCATCCGCTTTGGCCAGTTCACGATCTTCATGCCGCTCCTGCTGAAACCCGCGCCAACCCGTCTGCGTCTGGTGCTTTGGTCGTTGTCCAAAGGCCTGCAGGAATTCCCCGAAAGCCCGCCCCCCGGTCTGGTCACTGTGCCAGCCGCCAAAGACGCCGTGCCTGGTTACTATGCGATGGCCGGCTACCGCGCTGCGGGCGAACGTGCGATCCGCATCGACATGGTCGAACGGCTTGCAGACATGCTGCGCGATCAGGATTCGCGTGGCGGCTTTGAGGCCACGCCCGACATGCTGTCAATCACGGGCATGACGCTGGAACAGTTCGCGAACCTGATGGTTGGTCTTGGATACAAGGCCGAAAAGGGAGAGCGCGAGAAAATGAAAGCCGCCGTTCAAAATCCGCCAGACGAAGTCCCGGGCGACAAGCCGGGCGAAGTGCCGCCAGCGCCGCCGATCGACGTCCCGCCAAGCGAAGAGCCAATTGGCGTGCCGCCCGTCGAAGAACCCGTCGGTGTGCCGCCAACCGATCCACAAACCGACATTCCACCGGCTCCGCCGACCGAAGTGCCGGAAATGGAAACGTTCTTCACGTTCACTTGGGGGGGGCGTGCTGTACGACCCAAACCTGCAAACGACCGACCCCATCGCAAGGGAAAGCCAAAGGGCAAGGGCCCCAAGGCTGGCGGCAACAAACCGCAATCCTTCCAGGCCAAGCCAAGGAAGGAAAAAGCGATCGATCCCGACAACCCGTTTGCGGCAGCGCTTGCCGGGTTCAAGAAGGATTGA
- a CDS encoding RNA-binding S4 domain-containing protein, which yields MSEERPTIRLDKWLWHARFFKSRSLAAGVVSAGKVRVDGTPASKPARAVGPGDVLTFAKENDVKIVKILDCGSRRGPAPEAHALYEDMSPEPVVRQKNPRFEGKGRPTKKDRRDLSSRLRDDGSFPLE from the coding sequence TTGAGCGAAGAACGCCCGACAATCCGGCTGGACAAATGGCTGTGGCATGCGCGGTTTTTCAAATCGCGCAGTCTGGCCGCCGGGGTCGTTTCGGCGGGCAAGGTACGCGTTGACGGAACCCCGGCAAGCAAGCCCGCAAGGGCGGTCGGTCCGGGTGATGTCCTGACATTTGCCAAGGAAAACGACGTCAAGATCGTCAAGATCTTGGATTGCGGATCACGACGCGGGCCCGCCCCCGAAGCACATGCGCTTTACGAAGACATGTCACCTGAACCCGTCGTGCGCCAAAAAAACCCGCGTTTCGAGGGCAAGGGGCGGCCAACCAAGAAAGATCGCCGAGACTTGTCGTCGCGGTTGCGTGATGACGGGTCGTTCCCGCTTGAATGA
- the fdxA gene encoding ferredoxin FdxA produces MTYIVNDNCIACKYTDCVEVCPVDCFYEGENMLVIHPDECIDCGVCEPECPADAIRPDTEPDMEKWVEFNRKYSEMWPVIITKKDPLPNAEEMDGKDGKIELFSEAAGEGG; encoded by the coding sequence ATGACCTACATCGTCAACGACAACTGCATTGCCTGCAAATACACCGACTGCGTCGAAGTCTGCCCTGTGGACTGCTTCTATGAAGGTGAAAACATGCTGGTTATCCACCCTGACGAATGTATCGACTGTGGCGTCTGCGAACCCGAATGCCCGGCCGACGCGATCCGCCCGGACACCGAACCCGATATGGAAAAGTGGGTCGAATTCAACCGCAAGTATTCCGAAATGTGGCCTGTCATCATTACCAAGAAAGACCCGCTGCCGAATGCAGAAGAAATGGACGGCAAAGACGGAAAGATCGAACTCTTTTCCGAAGCCGCTGGCGAAGGCGGCTGA
- a CDS encoding CarD family transcriptional regulator, translating into MSKSKKKEFQPNDFVVYPAHGVGKIVSIEEQEVAGFELELFVIAFEKDKMTLRVPTHKATEVGMRALATPDVVSHAMKTLRGKAKVKKAMWSRRAQEYEQKINSGDLIAIAEVVRDLHRQDDQREQSYSERQLYEAALERLTREIAAVAGNDEVAAAEEIDSVLVGRAA; encoded by the coding sequence ATGAGCAAGTCGAAGAAAAAAGAATTTCAGCCCAATGACTTCGTGGTTTATCCCGCGCATGGCGTTGGCAAGATCGTGTCGATCGAAGAACAGGAAGTCGCCGGTTTCGAACTGGAACTGTTCGTGATCGCATTCGAGAAGGACAAGATGACCCTGCGTGTGCCGACGCACAAGGCAACCGAGGTCGGGATGCGGGCGCTGGCAACTCCGGATGTCGTCTCGCACGCCATGAAAACATTGCGGGGCAAGGCCAAGGTAAAGAAAGCCATGTGGTCCCGCCGGGCACAGGAATACGAACAAAAGATCAACTCGGGCGATTTGATCGCGATTGCCGAAGTTGTGCGCGACCTGCATCGGCAGGATGACCAGCGCGAACAGTCCTATTCCGAACGCCAGCTCTACGAAGCTGCACTTGAACGCCTGACGCGCGAAATCGCGGCAGTGGCTGGTAACGACGAAGTTGCGGCAGCGGAAGAAATCGACAGCGTATTGGTTGGCCGCGCAGCCTGA
- the purD gene encoding phosphoribosylamine--glycine ligase, with protein MNILILGSGGREHALAWAIKQNPKCDRLIVAPGNAGMADVAWCADLNILDGDAVATFAEENAIDLVVIGPEAPLAAGVGDSLRATGLLVFGPSEAAAKLEASKSFTKEICDAANAPTAAYAHFTDAEAARDYIKAQGAPIVVKADGLAAGKGVIVAMTEDEALAAIDDMFDGSFGDAGAEVVIEEFMDGEEASFFVLSDGETLLPIGTAQDHKRVGDGDTGPNTGGMGAYSPAPVMTDDVIAKTMDEIVTPTMMEMSKRGTPFQGVLFVGLMIKNGQPRLVEYNVRFGDPECQCLMMRLGGQVLDLVHACAEERLKDVQVNWADDHALTVVLAANGYPGPYEKGSVIKGLDTLPEDSFQMTFHAGTTLSGGQVTATGGRVLAATGRGASLKDAHERAYALIDQINWPGGFHRTDIGYRALARADD; from the coding sequence ATGAACATACTCATTCTGGGCAGTGGCGGGCGTGAACACGCACTGGCATGGGCAATCAAGCAGAACCCGAAATGCGACCGCCTGATCGTCGCCCCCGGCAACGCGGGGATGGCCGATGTCGCGTGGTGCGCCGATCTCAACATTCTGGACGGAGATGCCGTCGCGACCTTTGCCGAGGAAAACGCGATTGATCTTGTCGTCATCGGTCCCGAAGCCCCGCTGGCCGCTGGTGTCGGCGACAGCCTGCGCGCCACCGGTTTGCTGGTGTTCGGCCCGTCCGAAGCAGCGGCCAAGCTGGAAGCGTCAAAATCCTTTACCAAGGAAATCTGCGACGCCGCCAATGCGCCGACAGCAGCCTATGCCCACTTCACCGACGCCGAAGCCGCGCGTGATTACATCAAGGCACAGGGCGCCCCGATTGTTGTCAAGGCAGACGGTCTGGCGGCCGGGAAAGGCGTCATTGTCGCGATGACCGAAGACGAAGCGCTTGCTGCCATCGACGATATGTTTGACGGATCGTTCGGGGATGCAGGCGCGGAAGTCGTGATCGAAGAGTTCATGGACGGCGAAGAGGCTTCGTTCTTTGTTCTGTCTGACGGGGAAACCCTGCTGCCAATCGGAACCGCGCAGGATCACAAGCGCGTTGGCGATGGCGATACCGGCCCGAACACGGGCGGCATGGGGGCCTATTCACCCGCACCTGTGATGACAGACGACGTGATCGCCAAGACGATGGACGAAATTGTCACGCCAACGATGATGGAGATGTCCAAGCGCGGCACGCCCTTTCAGGGTGTCCTGTTTGTCGGTCTGATGATCAAGAACGGCCAGCCGCGACTGGTGGAATACAATGTGCGGTTTGGCGATCCGGAATGCCAATGCCTGATGATGCGTCTTGGCGGTCAGGTGCTGGATCTGGTGCACGCCTGCGCCGAGGAGCGGTTGAAAGACGTCCAGGTCAACTGGGCTGATGATCATGCACTGACGGTTGTCCTGGCGGCGAACGGTTACCCGGGACCATATGAAAAAGGCAGCGTCATTAAAGGGCTTGATACACTGCCAGAGGATTCATTCCAGATGACGTTTCACGCCGGCACCACATTGTCCGGCGGACAGGTCACGGCGACCGGCGGGCGTGTTCTGGCGGCAACCGGGCGCGGTGCGTCCTTGAAAGATGCGCACGAGAGGGCCTATGCGCTGATCGATCAGATCAACTGGCCTGGCGGGTTTCATCGCACCGACATCGGTTATCGCGCCTTGGCGCGGGCAGACGACTAG
- the xseA gene encoding exodeoxyribonuclease VII large subunit, protein MDLFEEETPKGNAPEFTVSELTGSVKKTLEGAFGRVRVRGEVGRVVRAKSGHLYYDIKDDRNVIACNSWKGQVAGLGVQPEEGLEVIVTGKLSTFGPQSKYNINVDSIEVAGEGALMAMLEKRKKALAAEGLFAPERKKPLPYLPEIIGVVTSPSGAVIRDILHRLRDRFPRKVLVWPVAVQGQNCAPEVARAIAGFNALTPGGALPRPDLIIVARGGGSIEDLWGFNEEIVARAAAASDIPLISAVGHETDTTLIDFVSDMRAPTPTAAAELAVPVRMELLGWVDQQGGRLNYAASAGLEQRKQRLRDLARALPKPGALLDTPQQRFDYWAEKLPVALIQAAQKKKLQLANLGLRPSVLTGRMGQEHRRLNELTARLGPALTRGVAARRDGFRRVTLRAPDVHRAYTAYDTLAARLAAIATRQQSERVARLESLDRLRETLGYRETLKRGYAVVRDGEALVTHVDAAKAAKSLEIEFADGRVLLQGAGTKKSKSDSTDDQGRLL, encoded by the coding sequence ATGGACCTTTTCGAAGAAGAAACACCCAAGGGCAATGCCCCGGAGTTCACCGTTTCCGAATTGACCGGATCGGTCAAAAAGACCCTTGAAGGGGCTTTTGGACGTGTGCGTGTGCGCGGTGAAGTCGGGCGCGTCGTGCGCGCGAAGTCGGGCCATCTTTATTATGACATCAAGGATGACCGGAATGTCATCGCCTGCAATTCCTGGAAAGGGCAGGTCGCGGGGCTGGGCGTGCAGCCTGAAGAAGGGCTTGAAGTTATTGTTACCGGCAAGCTGTCCACCTTTGGCCCGCAGTCGAAATACAACATCAACGTCGACAGTATCGAGGTTGCCGGCGAAGGCGCTTTGATGGCGATGCTGGAAAAGCGCAAGAAGGCGCTCGCGGCAGAGGGGCTATTCGCGCCCGAGCGCAAGAAGCCCTTGCCGTATCTTCCTGAAATCATTGGCGTTGTGACCTCGCCCTCTGGTGCAGTCATCCGCGATATCCTGCACCGCTTGCGTGATCGTTTTCCGCGCAAGGTGCTGGTCTGGCCGGTCGCCGTGCAGGGGCAGAATTGCGCCCCCGAAGTGGCCCGCGCGATTGCAGGTTTCAACGCGCTCACCCCCGGCGGTGCCTTGCCACGCCCCGACCTGATCATCGTCGCCCGCGGAGGTGGATCGATCGAGGATCTATGGGGCTTTAACGAAGAAATCGTCGCGCGCGCCGCCGCCGCATCCGACATCCCACTCATCTCGGCGGTGGGGCACGAAACGGATACGACGTTGATTGATTTTGTGTCGGATATGCGGGCGCCGACGCCGACGGCGGCGGCGGAACTGGCGGTGCCGGTCCGCATGGAGCTGCTGGGCTGGGTCGATCAGCAGGGTGGTCGACTGAATTATGCCGCAAGCGCGGGGCTGGAGCAGCGCAAACAGCGATTGCGCGATCTGGCGCGGGCCTTGCCAAAGCCGGGAGCCTTGCTGGACACACCGCAGCAACGCTTTGATTACTGGGCGGAAAAGCTGCCCGTGGCGCTGATACAGGCGGCGCAAAAGAAGAAATTGCAGCTGGCGAATCTGGGGCTGCGCCCGTCCGTTCTGACGGGGCGGATGGGGCAGGAGCACCGCCGTTTGAACGAGCTGACAGCCCGGCTTGGCCCTGCGCTGACCCGTGGCGTCGCCGCGCGGCGGGACGGTTTTCGGCGTGTCACACTGCGTGCACCGGACGTGCACAGGGCGTACACCGCTTATGACACTTTGGCGGCCAGACTGGCCGCGATTGCCACCCGCCAGCAATCTGAACGCGTGGCGAGACTGGAGTCACTCGACAGGCTTCGCGAAACGCTTGGCTATCGCGAAACGCTCAAACGCGGTTACGCGGTCGTGCGCGACGGCGAGGCGCTGGTCACGCATGTCGATGCCGCCAAAGCGGCCAAGTCGCTTGAAATCGAATTTGCGGATGGGCGCGTGCTACTGCAAGGGGCAGGGACCAAGAAGAGCAAATCCGACAGCACAGACGATCAGGGTCGCCTGCTTTAG
- a CDS encoding alkane 1-monooxygenase, whose protein sequence is MILFSLATLLPVPLLALGAVSGGWCTALALVYLTGLTFTLDTLIKIVTPPVPESEFPAANGLSVVLAVLHFPLLGLIVFGLAGDTLSTVAKIALFLAAGMYFGQVGNSNAHELIHRGARHLHQLGKWVYISLLFGHHTSAHPLVHHRFVATDMDPNTSRLGETYYAYLPRAWIGSFKAGLKAENARRKGQPLWTHPYAHYIGGAVLMIAIAAVIGGLKGAAIYVLLAGYAQSQLMLSDYVQHYGLTRKIDENGKPEPVGAKHSWNSPHWFSSALMLNAPRHSDHHAHPSREYPALDLPVDGPMLPRSLPTMATLALFPSRWFKVMNPRVRRLRA, encoded by the coding sequence ATGATCCTGTTCAGCCTGGCGACACTGCTGCCCGTGCCCTTGCTCGCACTCGGGGCGGTGTCGGGTGGCTGGTGCACAGCGCTTGCGCTTGTCTATCTGACGGGTCTGACATTCACGCTCGACACGCTGATCAAGATCGTGACACCCCCAGTGCCCGAAAGCGAGTTTCCAGCAGCCAACGGCCTGTCTGTCGTTCTGGCCGTGCTGCATTTCCCGCTTTTGGGGTTGATCGTATTCGGGTTGGCCGGTGACACGCTGTCGACGGTCGCAAAGATCGCGTTGTTCCTCGCCGCAGGCATGTATTTCGGGCAAGTCGGCAATTCCAACGCGCATGAACTGATCCATCGCGGCGCACGGCATCTGCACCAGCTTGGCAAATGGGTCTATATCTCGCTTTTGTTCGGGCATCACACCTCGGCGCATCCGCTGGTACATCACCGCTTTGTCGCCACAGACATGGACCCGAACACATCGCGTCTGGGCGAAACGTACTACGCTTATCTGCCACGCGCATGGATCGGGTCGTTCAAGGCCGGGCTGAAGGCCGAAAACGCACGTCGCAAGGGCCAGCCGCTTTGGACGCACCCTTATGCGCATTATATCGGCGGTGCGGTTTTGATGATCGCCATCGCGGCAGTGATTGGCGGGCTGAAGGGGGCGGCGATTTATGTGCTGTTGGCCGGATATGCCCAGTCGCAACTGATGCTGTCCGACTACGTGCAGCACTACGGTCTGACGCGCAAGATTGACGAAAACGGCAAGCCGGAACCGGTCGGCGCGAAACATAGCTGGAACAGCCCGCACTGGTTCTCATCCGCACTGATGCTGAACGCGCCGCGCCATTCTGATCATCACGCACATCCGTCGCGGGAATACCCCGCACTCGACCTGCCGGTGGACGGACCAATGCTGCCACGCTCCTTGCCGACGATGGCGACGCTCGCGCTTTTTCCGTCGCGCTGGTTCAAGGTCATGAACCCGCGCGTCAGGCGGTTGCGGGCATGA
- a CDS encoding NAD(P)H-dependent oxidoreductase subunit E: MALDERKGVWKSGKGKGRHRPKGRQVEDQAWDEIKALLGDRPRRRDLLIEFLHLVQDEYGCLSAPHLRALAEEMRLSQAEVYEVATFYAHFDVVKEGEPKPPALTIRVCDSLSCELAGAQQLKAALEDGLDPAEVRVMRAPCMGRCDTAPVLELGHLHIDNATPEKVKAAIAKGDTHPRIPDYENYDKYVTSGGYETLLKLRDGADWEAVQEKVLSSGLRGLGGAGFPSGKKWGFVRANDGPRYLAVNGDEGEPGTFKDRYYLERTPHLFLEGMLIAAWAVEAKTCFIYMRDEYPAVLHILANEIKALEDAGLVAPGYIDLRRGAGAYICGEESAMIESIEGKRGIPRHRPPFVAQVGVFDRPTLVHNVETLHWVGRICREGPEILSSVERNGRKGLRSYSVSGRVAQPGVYLLPAGSTIMDIIDAAGGMADGHVFKAYQPGGPSSGLLPASINDVPLDFDTLQPLGSFIGSAAVVVLSDQDAARDAALNMLRFFEDESCGQCTPCRVGCEKAVKLMQADTWDQDLLADLCTAMSDASICGLGQAAPNPIKLVMKHFKDEI; this comes from the coding sequence ATGGCATTGGACGAGCGCAAGGGTGTCTGGAAATCCGGCAAGGGCAAGGGGCGTCACCGTCCCAAGGGCCGTCAGGTCGAGGATCAGGCATGGGACGAGATCAAGGCCCTGTTGGGCGATCGTCCGCGTCGTCGTGATTTGCTGATCGAATTTCTGCATCTTGTTCAGGATGAATACGGTTGCCTGTCTGCCCCGCATTTGCGCGCGCTGGCGGAGGAAATGCGCCTGAGTCAGGCCGAGGTTTACGAGGTCGCGACCTTTTATGCCCACTTTGATGTAGTCAAAGAGGGCGAGCCCAAGCCACCCGCGCTGACGATCCGCGTCTGCGATTCCCTGTCTTGTGAATTGGCGGGTGCGCAGCAGTTGAAAGCCGCGCTGGAAGACGGGTTGGATCCGGCTGAGGTGCGTGTGATGCGCGCCCCGTGCATGGGCCGTTGCGACACGGCACCGGTTTTGGAGCTGGGCCATCTGCACATTGACAATGCCACCCCTGAAAAGGTGAAGGCCGCGATTGCCAAGGGTGATACGCATCCGCGCATTCCAGATTATGAAAATTATGATAAGTACGTGACGTCAGGTGGTTACGAGACGCTTTTGAAGTTGCGCGATGGCGCGGACTGGGAGGCCGTTCAGGAAAAGGTTTTGTCGTCGGGCTTGCGCGGTCTTGGAGGTGCGGGTTTTCCATCAGGTAAAAAGTGGGGCTTTGTGCGTGCCAATGATGGCCCCCGCTATCTGGCCGTAAACGGGGACGAGGGCGAGCCGGGCACCTTCAAGGATCGCTATTATCTGGAACGCACCCCGCATCTGTTTCTTGAAGGCATGCTGATCGCCGCTTGGGCTGTCGAAGCGAAGACCTGTTTCATCTACATGCGCGATGAATACCCTGCCGTGCTGCATATCCTCGCCAATGAGATCAAAGCGTTGGAAGACGCAGGGCTGGTTGCCCCCGGCTACATCGATTTGCGCCGTGGTGCAGGTGCTTACATTTGCGGCGAAGAATCCGCGATGATTGAGTCCATTGAAGGCAAACGCGGCATTCCGCGACATCGCCCGCCCTTTGTTGCGCAGGTCGGTGTATTTGACCGCCCGACGCTGGTGCATAATGTCGAAACCCTGCATTGGGTTGGCCGCATCTGCCGTGAGGGTCCGGAAATCCTGTCGTCGGTTGAAAGGAATGGCCGCAAGGGGTTGCGGTCTTATTCCGTGTCGGGCCGCGTGGCGCAGCCGGGTGTTTATCTTTTGCCCGCCGGGTCCACGATTATGGATATTATCGATGCGGCAGGTGGCATGGCGGATGGCCATGTCTTCAAGGCTTATCAGCCGGGTGGCCCGTCCTCCGGCCTATTGCCCGCGTCGATCAATGACGTGCCGCTGGATTTTGATACGTTGCAGCCTCTTGGCAGCTTCATCGGGTCCGCTGCTGTTGTCGTTCTGTCCGATCAGGACGCCGCCCGTGATGCCGCACTGAACATGCTGCGGTTTTTCGAGGATGAAAGCTGTGGCCAGTGCACCCCGTGTCGCGTCGGCTGCGAGAAGGCCGTCAAGCTGATGCAGGCTGACACGTGGGATCAGGACCTGCTGGCCGATCTTTGCACGGCCATGTCGGATGCCAGTATTTGCGGGCTGGGGCAGGCGGCACCGAATCCGATCAAGCTGGTCATGAAACACTTCAAGGACGAAATCTGA